From a region of the Clupea harengus chromosome 9, Ch_v2.0.2, whole genome shotgun sequence genome:
- the LOC105905739 gene encoding olfactory receptor 52Z1-like, which translates to MADVSNASKEMMLETHFSNVSSVLILQGFSLPPYSVIPAALFASLNYMVILFCNLVLLLTILLNKSLHQPMYLLLLNLPINDIIGSTALFPQVINELLLDSRSIPYAACITQAFFIHIYATGSVFILTAMAYDRYVAICCPLQYGTIMTNAHVMRIITLVWLCNFFVMGVLFFLLLRLPRCRSRMAHSYCDNPSLLRLACTDTTVNNIYGLALVVVTQVAVLGIIFCTYIQILVACFRSKRADTKTKALQTCATHLIVFLFLECLGLFTIISYRIPNLSSETRRFIGVSTMIFPPTVNPIIYGLKTKEIKDKIFTFFRSKVIKSGG; encoded by the coding sequence ATGGCAGACGTCTCAAATGCATCAAAAGAAATGATGTTAGAAACTCATTTCTCAAATGTCTCTTCAGTTTTAATATTGCAaggtttctctctgcctccttacAGTGTTATTCCTGCCGCTCTGTTTGCCAGTCTTAATTACATGGTCATTCTCTTCTGCAACCTTGTGCTCCTCCTCACCATCCTCTTAAACAAAAGCCTGCATCAGCCCATGTACTTGCTACTGCTGAACTTACCCATCAATGACATTATAGGCTCTACTGCTCTGTTTCCGCAGGTTATAAATGAACTACTGTTAGACTCTCGGAGTATACCATACGCTGCCTGCATTACCCAAGCATTTTTTATTCATATCTATGCAACTGGCTCTGTGTTCATCTTGACTGCCATGGCTTATGACCGATATGTTGCTATATGTTGTCCTTTACAATACGGAACGATTATGACTAATGCTCATGTTATGAGAATAATCACCTTGGTGTGGTTATGTAACTTTTTTGTTATGGGGGttctgtttttccttcttttgcGATTGCCCCGTTGCAGGTCCCGAATGGCACATTCTTACTGTGACAATCCCTCTCTTCTTAGACTTGCCTGTACTGACACAACTGTTAACAACATTTATGGGCTGGCATTGGTAGTGGTAACACAAGTGGCAGTTCTTGGGATAATTTTCTGCACGTACATTCAGATCCTTGTCGCTTGTTTCCGGAGCAAAAGGGCAGACACTAAAACTAAAGCTCTACAGACGTGTGCAACACATCtgattgtgtttctgtttctcgaATGCTTGGGTCTTTTTACAATCATTTCATACAGGATACCAAATCTTTCTTCTGAAACAAGACGATTCATTGGTGTTTCTACTATGATATTCCCTCCCACTGTAAATCCAATTATTTACGGCCTAAAGACTAAAGAAATCAAAGATAAAATCTTTACATTTTTTCGTTCAAAAGTTATCAAAAGTGGAGGTTGA